The following coding sequences are from one Leptospira mayottensis 200901116 window:
- a CDS encoding cytochrome c → MNSKNMILSIVIALTSWVLFLNCGDKSEKPAETTSAPTATESVSTLSPELQKGQEIFNQNCASCHGEKGAGDGAAAASLNPKPRNYRAPASQWKNGNTETGVLKTLNNGIPNSPMVAYKFLGDENLKLLAKYVVHLSQN, encoded by the coding sequence ATGAACTCCAAAAATATGATCCTTTCCATCGTTATCGCTCTTACCTCTTGGGTTCTTTTTTTGAACTGTGGAGATAAGTCCGAAAAACCGGCTGAAACGACGTCTGCTCCTACTGCAACAGAGTCCGTTTCAACTCTCAGCCCCGAACTTCAAAAGGGACAGGAAATCTTTAACCAAAACTGTGCTTCCTGCCACGGAGAAAAAGGAGCGGGAGACGGAGCCGCTGCCGCAAGTCTCAATCCGAAACCTCGTAACTATAGGGCCCCTGCTTCGCAGTGGAAAAATGGGAATACAGAAACGGGAGTTCTAAAAACTCTCAACAACGGAATTCCAAACAGCCCGATGGTCGCTTATAAATTCTTAGGTGATGAAAATCTGAAACTACTTGCAAAATATGTAGTTCATCTTTCTCAAAATTAA
- a CDS encoding flagellar basal body-associated FliL family protein: MGDAEIDEEEGGLPAAEGGGGTSPIIKWLLYVAGAIFGIIIVAIIAMVVAKQTATSTFTQLKNVALVKPPPPLANYNFTEEFRINTSDKGEAHFVKMKLAFGIAKEDQTLSAELAERNAQMRDLINLIVGRKSKDELINIEDQLDLREEIKAQVNHILTEGKIQEVYFTEFIVN; this comes from the coding sequence ATGGGTGATGCGGAAATAGACGAGGAAGAAGGCGGGCTTCCCGCCGCCGAAGGTGGAGGTGGCACGTCTCCCATTATCAAATGGCTTCTTTACGTTGCGGGAGCCATTTTCGGAATTATCATCGTCGCGATTATTGCAATGGTGGTTGCAAAACAAACTGCGACGAGTACGTTCACACAACTGAAAAATGTTGCGTTGGTAAAACCTCCTCCTCCTTTGGCAAACTATAACTTTACGGAAGAATTTCGAATCAACACTTCGGATAAGGGAGAAGCTCATTTCGTAAAAATGAAACTCGCTTTTGGGATAGCTAAGGAGGATCAAACTTTGTCGGCGGAACTCGCGGAAAGAAACGCCCAAATGCGCGATTTGATTAACCTAATTGTGGGAAGAAAATCGAAGGATGAACTTATCAACATTGAAGATCAATTGGATTTGAGGGAAGAGATTAAGGCACAAGTGAATCATATTCTTACCGAAGGAAAAATCCAGGAAGTTTACTTTACCGAGTTTATTGTTAACTAA
- a CDS encoding TIGR02757 family protein — MKHPSQRIKQVLKKIFLEYQTPQYLKSDPIEFPHSYSNFQDREISGFISALFSYGNVTSIKEHLKKLFTLCGNSPYQFLLKEDLKCIQNELKSYRFQKPGDTYLFLQTIQNILQKTKDHRLESLFSMPKEGEFKLSTKDQKSFTEGGTLRRRILAFQLRFLEESKKIDEKQTKSYGYKFLIGQGVRTTSLKRYSMYLRWMVRKEYPDFGIYTTISPSELQFPLDIHIQRIASVLQIGSRQTPDWKKAEEITNFFREIFPDDPVKGDFALSRLGILKKCKSTYDKELCETCRINTICKVYENKLFKKTKGSRS, encoded by the coding sequence TTGAAACACCCTTCTCAAAGAATCAAACAGGTTCTGAAAAAAATTTTCTTAGAATACCAAACACCTCAGTATCTCAAGTCGGATCCGATAGAGTTTCCACATTCTTACTCGAATTTTCAAGACCGAGAAATTTCCGGATTCATTTCCGCTTTATTCTCCTACGGAAACGTCACCTCAATCAAAGAACATCTCAAAAAGCTCTTCACACTTTGCGGAAACTCCCCATATCAATTTCTTTTAAAAGAAGATCTCAAATGCATCCAGAATGAACTCAAATCTTATCGTTTTCAAAAACCGGGCGATACATATCTTTTTTTACAAACGATTCAAAACATACTCCAAAAAACAAAAGATCATAGACTCGAATCACTTTTCTCTATGCCCAAAGAGGGAGAATTCAAACTCTCTACAAAAGATCAAAAATCGTTTACGGAGGGAGGAACTTTAAGACGAAGAATTCTTGCTTTCCAACTTCGGTTTTTAGAGGAGTCCAAGAAGATCGACGAGAAACAAACAAAAAGTTATGGATATAAGTTTTTAATCGGACAAGGAGTTCGAACGACCTCCTTAAAAAGATATTCTATGTATCTTCGATGGATGGTTCGAAAAGAATATCCAGATTTCGGAATTTATACCACAATCTCTCCTTCGGAATTACAATTTCCTTTGGATATTCATATTCAAAGAATTGCAAGCGTTTTGCAAATAGGTTCCCGTCAAACACCGGATTGGAAAAAAGCCGAAGAAATCACAAATTTTTTCCGCGAAATTTTTCCAGACGATCCTGTTAAAGGTGACTTTGCTCTTAGTCGACTGGGAATCCTGAAAAAGTGTAAATCAACGTATGATAAGGAACTCTGCGAAACCTGTAGAATCAATACGATCTGTAAAGTCTATGAAAATAAACTCTTCAAAAAGACGAAAGGTTCGAGATCTTAA
- a CDS encoding CARDB domain-containing protein, translating into MKEFLWKTITTTLFILCLTSYCKGKGDDNSSLLLLLSPQQSSSVNGLTNFDTAAADSQEAGAQVVSNFEDLNINQGKPDLVLFDPNLKAWIDPADHNQCFFHFTLKVKNRGNGVFNLHSKLAPSVESKPNVKPDNRIGYAIGNLRPGEIQNLSFLSRYHIKSIVDPNGELKIRSEFIGVTDGSKTDSQSAFASTFDCGAKPTESGSPDLIVTLNGLTEVKPGEDISRKLKVEVSNIGNLPANGSRPGNEGYMVDLILSKDTIVPEGYAPYSPDYKEDGLLGGGRISNTPDLAADAHVFVSEGSNFIPNNVPSGNYFLCARVDVGSKVAESDERNNTACIPIKVQSNEPQPDLIIPRASIYPSGMKCRAGKPMMYITAEVKNIGTAPSPQNLNVGLINALDTNGERWGKGNGVWGNGIGLKSIEPGETVTVTFPIYYLVTEPSYMEGKHTFDLKVNRGNWIEESDLKNNGYKKLLEITIPEGYCENHPG; encoded by the coding sequence ATGAAAGAATTCCTATGGAAAACGATAACGACTACCCTCTTTATCTTATGTTTAACATCGTATTGTAAGGGAAAGGGAGACGACAATTCATCCTTGTTGCTACTTTTAAGCCCCCAGCAATCTTCAAGTGTGAATGGTTTAACTAATTTCGATACCGCCGCAGCTGATTCTCAAGAAGCAGGCGCTCAAGTAGTTTCGAATTTTGAAGATTTAAATATAAATCAGGGTAAACCTGATTTGGTTCTCTTCGATCCAAATCTTAAAGCTTGGATCGATCCCGCAGATCACAATCAATGTTTCTTTCATTTTACTTTAAAAGTAAAAAACAGAGGAAACGGCGTCTTCAATCTGCATTCCAAACTTGCACCGTCTGTTGAATCAAAACCCAACGTAAAACCCGATAATAGGATAGGATATGCCATTGGAAATTTACGCCCTGGGGAAATTCAAAATTTATCATTCCTCTCCAGATACCATATTAAAAGCATTGTAGACCCGAATGGTGAACTAAAAATTCGATCCGAATTTATTGGTGTAACCGACGGTTCTAAAACAGATAGTCAGTCCGCGTTTGCTTCCACTTTTGATTGTGGAGCTAAACCGACCGAATCCGGTTCTCCCGATCTGATTGTCACTCTCAACGGTTTAACCGAAGTAAAACCCGGAGAAGACATTTCTCGGAAATTAAAGGTAGAAGTCTCCAATATAGGAAATTTGCCAGCAAATGGAAGTCGCCCGGGTAATGAAGGTTACATGGTGGATCTCATATTGTCCAAGGACACGATCGTACCCGAAGGATATGCTCCTTATTCTCCGGATTATAAGGAAGACGGACTGTTAGGCGGCGGAAGAATCAGCAACACTCCGGATCTAGCTGCGGATGCTCATGTATTTGTAAGTGAGGGTTCTAATTTCATTCCTAACAATGTTCCATCTGGTAATTATTTTCTTTGTGCAAGGGTGGATGTTGGATCCAAAGTAGCTGAATCGGATGAAAGAAATAATACGGCTTGCATTCCAATTAAGGTTCAATCTAACGAGCCACAACCGGATTTGATTATTCCACGAGCATCCATCTATCCAAGTGGAATGAAGTGCAGAGCAGGGAAACCTATGATGTATATTACCGCCGAAGTAAAAAACATCGGAACAGCGCCGAGCCCACAAAATTTAAATGTCGGCCTCATAAACGCGTTGGATACAAACGGAGAAAGATGGGGAAAAGGGAATGGTGTTTGGGGAAATGGAATAGGACTCAAGTCCATTGAACCAGGGGAGACGGTTACCGTAACGTTTCCGATTTATTATCTAGTTACTGAACCTTCCTATATGGAAGGAAAGCACACCTTTGATTTAAAAGTCAATCGTGGAAATTGGATTGAGGAATCGGATCTTAAAAACAACGGGTATAAAAAACTTTTGGAGATTACAATTCCGGAAGGATATTGTGAAAACCATCCGGGTTAA
- a CDS encoding flagellar FlbD family protein, whose product MILLHRLKGNEFVLNASHIECLEANPDTTITLSNDRKYVVKESVPEVIEKILEYKKRILVFPLESSPDQFKRVE is encoded by the coding sequence TTGATTCTACTTCACAGGTTGAAAGGAAATGAGTTCGTACTCAACGCTTCTCATATCGAGTGTCTTGAAGCGAATCCGGATACGACGATCACACTTTCCAATGATAGAAAGTATGTGGTGAAGGAATCCGTCCCCGAAGTGATCGAAAAAATTCTAGAATATAAAAAACGTATTCTCGTGTTTCCTCTGGAATCTTCTCCGGATCAGTTCAAAAGGGTGGAATAA
- a CDS encoding motility protein A, which produces MDFGTVVGFGAACVLMIFGIISAGLSPLDLFDVPSILITFGGATAGTIMAVPWESTLAVGKVTQKVFKTEKHDLIELIKTLVSFSEKARREGLLALEDDVNELPDEFLRKGITLVVDGTDPELVRNIMETEMGNIASRHNNGKAWWENWGALAPAFGMIGTLIGLVQMLKNLGSGDPSAIGTGMAAALITTLYGSMGANMFAIPVMKKLMRKSEDELTIKQIMIEGTLSIQSGDNPRIVKDKLSSFLPPSERDVLKDDSE; this is translated from the coding sequence ATGGATTTTGGAACAGTAGTCGGTTTCGGTGCGGCGTGCGTCCTGATGATTTTCGGGATTATCTCCGCGGGTTTAAGTCCGTTAGACCTTTTTGACGTCCCTTCGATCTTGATTACCTTTGGAGGAGCAACTGCCGGCACGATTATGGCCGTACCCTGGGAATCCACTCTTGCCGTCGGAAAAGTAACACAAAAAGTTTTTAAGACAGAAAAACACGATCTCATAGAATTAATAAAGACGTTAGTCTCCTTTTCGGAAAAAGCGAGGAGAGAGGGCCTTCTTGCACTCGAAGACGACGTAAACGAACTTCCGGACGAATTTTTACGCAAAGGTATTACACTCGTAGTCGACGGGACGGACCCAGAACTAGTACGAAACATCATGGAAACTGAAATGGGGAATATAGCTTCCCGCCATAATAACGGAAAAGCTTGGTGGGAAAACTGGGGTGCTTTAGCTCCTGCGTTTGGAATGATTGGAACATTGATCGGACTCGTTCAGATGTTGAAGAACCTCGGTTCCGGCGATCCTTCGGCAATCGGGACGGGGATGGCGGCGGCCTTGATTACTACTTTGTACGGATCGATGGGTGCGAACATGTTCGCGATTCCTGTTATGAAAAAACTCATGCGTAAATCCGAAGACGAACTTACCATCAAACAGATTATGATTGAAGGAACCTTATCTATCCAGTCCGGGGATAATCCGAGGATCGTAAAAGATAAACTATCTTCGTTTCTTCCCCCTTCGGAAAGGGATGTTCTCAAGGACGACAGCGAGTAA
- a CDS encoding hydroxymethylglutaryl-CoA lyase, translating into MEIKITEVGPRDGLQNEKRAVSTEIKAEYIRRLVQAGLKNIEATSFVKKESIPQLADASELSALLDLNGDIHYSALTPNLRGYEAAKNAGYKEVAVFTAASESFTKKNINRTIMESIDGFKEIFKLAKDDGIRVRGYVSTVVDCPYEGKIDPNKVLNVSKILLDLGAYEISLGETIGTGVPAEVEVLLERLLKEIPANKLAGHFHDTYGMAIANVEKAFSMGLRSFDSSSGGLGGCPYAKGAAGNLATDDLVYFLEKSGISTGINPDLLWEASAFMENALSRELQSRTYLANKKKRES; encoded by the coding sequence ATGGAAATAAAAATCACGGAAGTAGGTCCGCGCGATGGACTTCAAAACGAAAAACGTGCGGTATCAACAGAGATCAAAGCGGAATACATTCGACGTTTGGTTCAAGCGGGTTTAAAAAACATAGAAGCGACGTCTTTTGTAAAAAAAGAATCCATTCCTCAATTGGCGGATGCTTCGGAACTTTCCGCACTTTTGGATTTAAACGGAGATATTCATTATTCGGCACTGACTCCGAACTTAAGAGGTTACGAAGCCGCTAAAAACGCAGGTTATAAGGAAGTTGCCGTTTTTACGGCGGCTTCCGAATCATTCACAAAAAAAAATATCAATCGAACGATTATGGAATCCATCGACGGATTTAAAGAGATTTTCAAACTTGCGAAAGATGACGGTATCCGAGTTCGCGGTTACGTTTCTACCGTGGTTGATTGTCCCTATGAAGGTAAGATCGATCCGAATAAGGTTCTAAACGTTTCCAAAATTCTTTTGGATTTAGGCGCTTACGAAATTTCTCTCGGCGAAACCATCGGCACGGGAGTTCCCGCAGAAGTAGAAGTATTATTAGAACGTCTTCTCAAAGAAATTCCTGCAAATAAACTCGCAGGACACTTCCACGATACGTACGGAATGGCGATCGCAAACGTGGAAAAAGCTTTTTCAATGGGACTTCGTTCTTTCGACTCTTCCTCGGGAGGTCTGGGAGGATGTCCTTACGCCAAAGGAGCCGCCGGAAACTTAGCTACTGACGACTTGGTATATTTTCTAGAAAAATCGGGGATCTCTACGGGAATCAATCCAGACCTTTTATGGGAAGCGTCTGCTTTTATGGAAAACGCTCTTTCCAGAGAACTACAATCAAGAACTTATCTGGCAAATAAAAAGAAAAGAGAATCTTGA
- a CDS encoding Zn-ribbon domain-containing OB-fold protein translates to MSENILKTLKGKKCDSCGFQTTESLISCSQCGNSKTSEIQFSGKGKIYTYTIVHVGFGHLAQRAPYVLAVVELEEGIKAMGILEGEVPVTESVKIDLPVQFQRDEPGIGFIFSPVLSSEPREKSSP, encoded by the coding sequence ATGTCTGAAAATATATTAAAAACCTTGAAAGGAAAAAAATGCGACTCCTGCGGTTTCCAAACGACGGAGTCTCTGATCTCTTGTTCTCAATGTGGAAATTCTAAAACATCCGAAATTCAATTTTCGGGTAAAGGTAAGATTTACACTTACACAATAGTTCACGTAGGTTTCGGGCATCTCGCCCAAAGAGCGCCTTATGTTTTGGCAGTTGTAGAGTTGGAAGAAGGAATCAAGGCGATGGGAATTTTAGAAGGAGAAGTTCCCGTAACCGAATCGGTAAAAATAGATCTTCCCGTTCAATTTCAAAGAGATGAACCCGGGATCGGATTCATCTTTAGTCCCGTTTTATCCTCGGAACCCCGAGAAAAATCAAGTCCCTGA
- the motB gene encoding flagellar motor protein MotB — MAKSKCPECIQNIPEYMLTYGDMVTLLLCFFIMLYTTGKTNAIEMQIILSAFKTTTGFFDGGQTLSKGRLEEMGMNIESLPSQTTGKALSKSKKLATELFKPEVEAGKVKITEDERGLIISLVSADYFNPGSAILTDSIKVALRKASSLIKELDRFVRVEGHCDANALNPGVAPGKEERAYINNWDLAGARAINATDYIINVEKLDPSWFQAVSFGAFRPLVIEYAGTPEAKAYNRRIDIVVMTEKSTKRSPYETNFGLPKTKIPGSESSVPGKE, encoded by the coding sequence ATGGCGAAATCAAAATGTCCGGAATGTATTCAGAACATCCCCGAGTATATGCTTACTTACGGGGATATGGTGACGTTATTGTTATGTTTCTTCATCATGCTTTATACTACGGGTAAAACAAACGCGATTGAGATGCAGATCATTCTCTCCGCGTTTAAAACCACTACCGGATTTTTCGACGGAGGTCAGACTCTTTCCAAGGGACGATTGGAGGAGATGGGAATGAACATTGAAAGTCTGCCTTCTCAAACAACCGGAAAGGCCCTTTCCAAATCTAAAAAGCTTGCCACTGAACTTTTTAAACCGGAAGTGGAGGCGGGAAAGGTGAAGATCACCGAGGATGAAAGAGGTCTTATCATATCACTTGTGAGCGCGGATTATTTCAATCCTGGTTCCGCAATACTAACCGATTCAATCAAGGTCGCTCTTCGTAAGGCGAGTTCGCTTATCAAAGAGTTGGATCGTTTTGTCCGTGTGGAAGGGCATTGTGACGCGAACGCTCTCAATCCGGGAGTTGCGCCCGGAAAAGAGGAAAGAGCATACATTAATAACTGGGATTTAGCGGGAGCAAGAGCAATCAATGCGACCGATTATATCATCAATGTGGAAAAATTGGATCCGTCCTGGTTTCAAGCGGTGAGTTTCGGAGCGTTTCGTCCTTTGGTGATCGAATATGCGGGAACACCCGAAGCGAAAGCTTATAATCGAAGGATCGATATCGTAGTCATGACCGAGAAGTCTACCAAAAGAAGTCCTTACGAAACCAATTTCGGACTTCCAAAAACAAAAATTCCTGGCTCAGAGTCGAGCGTACCTGGCAAAGAGTGA
- a CDS encoding glycosyltransferase: MKVAIIHDWLNGMRGGELVLDSLLKIYPSADLFTLFYTPGKLSARIEQRKITTAFTNSLPFKESKYRWYLPLFPTAVESLDLKGYELVISSSHCVAKGVITDPDSIHFSYVHSPMRYVWDLYYDYFPARKGLKFFAFEAISNYLRTWDVASASRVDWFWSNSEFVAKRIRKFYRRDAKVIFPPCLPEKWKVVLETKDDFYLIVSAFAPYKRIDLAIETFRKNGKRLVLIGGGQEFKKLTSGLPKNIEILPHLKREEVLEYYKKAKAFLFPGMEDFGIAPVEAQAYCTPVIAFGKGGALETVVSGKTGVFFEEQTVDSLQAAIDRSDRISWKTSEFQKNVSRFTEEKFIIEIRKQVENRIGTPRKKG, from the coding sequence ATGAAAGTTGCCATCATTCACGATTGGCTGAACGGAATGAGAGGGGGAGAACTGGTTTTAGATTCTCTCCTAAAAATCTATCCATCCGCCGATCTTTTTACACTATTTTATACTCCCGGAAAATTGAGTGCGCGGATCGAACAAAGAAAAATTACTACGGCGTTTACAAATAGTCTTCCATTTAAGGAATCCAAATACCGTTGGTATCTTCCTTTGTTTCCGACAGCGGTCGAATCTCTGGATCTGAAAGGATACGAACTTGTCATTTCTTCTTCCCATTGTGTGGCCAAGGGAGTCATTACCGATCCGGACTCGATTCATTTTAGCTACGTGCATTCTCCGATGCGTTATGTTTGGGACTTGTATTACGATTACTTTCCCGCTCGTAAAGGACTGAAATTTTTTGCATTCGAAGCGATTTCCAATTATCTCAGAACCTGGGATGTTGCTTCCGCATCAAGAGTGGATTGGTTCTGGTCCAATTCGGAGTTTGTCGCGAAAAGAATCCGAAAATTTTATCGAAGAGATGCAAAGGTTATCTTTCCCCCTTGTCTTCCTGAAAAATGGAAAGTCGTTTTGGAAACGAAAGATGACTTCTATCTCATTGTCTCCGCGTTTGCCCCTTACAAAAGAATCGATCTTGCGATCGAAACATTTCGTAAAAACGGAAAACGACTTGTACTCATTGGAGGAGGTCAGGAATTTAAAAAACTCACTTCAGGCCTTCCTAAAAATATCGAGATTCTCCCCCATCTCAAACGAGAGGAAGTTTTGGAATATTATAAGAAAGCGAAAGCTTTCCTCTTTCCGGGAATGGAGGATTTTGGAATCGCGCCCGTGGAAGCTCAAGCTTATTGCACACCCGTCATTGCATTTGGCAAAGGTGGTGCGCTTGAAACCGTCGTTTCCGGAAAAACGGGAGTCTTTTTCGAGGAACAAACGGTGGATTCTTTGCAGGCTGCAATTGATCGATCGGATCGGATTTCCTGGAAAACTTCCGAATTTCAGAAGAATGTAAGCCGCTTTACCGAGGAAAAATTCATTATCGAAATCAGAAAGCAGGTCGAGAATAGAATCGGAACTCCAAGGAAAAAGGGATAG
- a CDS encoding STAS domain-containing protein: protein MLDDFKVFVDLAVSVPIIHIEGEITSEADEEILGKYESIPQEKRDRVILNFQGTSYINSAGIATLISLITKASEANKKVEFAGLNEHFRKVMDIVGLTDFVLIHNSLQEALK, encoded by the coding sequence ATGCTCGACGACTTCAAAGTTTTTGTAGATCTTGCCGTCTCCGTTCCGATCATCCATATCGAAGGTGAAATTACATCGGAGGCGGATGAGGAAATTCTAGGAAAATACGAATCTATTCCTCAAGAGAAACGAGATCGTGTAATTCTAAACTTTCAGGGAACTTCTTACATCAATTCAGCCGGGATTGCGACTCTCATCAGCTTGATTACAAAAGCTTCCGAGGCAAACAAGAAGGTTGAATTCGCAGGTCTGAATGAGCATTTCAGAAAGGTGATGGATATTGTAGGATTAACGGATTTCGTTCTGATCCACAATTCTCTCCAAGAAGCCCTTAAGTAA
- the kdsB gene encoding 3-deoxy-manno-octulosonate cytidylyltransferase — MVKILGIIPARYASSRFPGKPLAKIGDKTMIEWTYKNASRSTALSELVVATDDTRIHEVVRGFGGNSVMTRADHISGTDRIIEVVNRFSEYSVVVNIQGDEPGIEPELIDGVASLKASHPEWEMSTAAVPLIDFSHGEDPNRVKVIIDRNGKAIYFSRSLIPSQFKKTVPLYRHLGIYGYDRNFLLKYNSLPKSNLEESESLEQLRAIEAGYGIGVYLAQEAGLSVDTPADLEIVIEDFKKRKWIT; from the coding sequence ATGGTAAAAATTCTCGGAATAATTCCTGCACGTTATGCGAGCTCTCGTTTTCCGGGAAAACCGCTCGCAAAGATCGGCGATAAAACTATGATTGAATGGACGTATAAAAATGCTTCCCGGTCTACTGCTCTTTCCGAACTGGTCGTCGCAACTGACGATACTAGAATTCATGAAGTTGTCCGAGGTTTCGGTGGAAATAGCGTAATGACGAGAGCGGATCATATTTCGGGAACCGATCGGATTATAGAAGTTGTAAATCGATTTTCTGAATATTCCGTAGTTGTAAACATCCAAGGGGACGAGCCTGGAATCGAACCAGAATTGATAGACGGAGTTGCGAGTCTAAAAGCTTCTCATCCCGAATGGGAAATGAGTACGGCGGCGGTCCCTTTAATCGATTTTTCTCATGGTGAGGATCCAAATCGTGTCAAAGTAATCATCGATCGGAATGGAAAGGCGATTTATTTTTCTAGATCCTTGATTCCCAGTCAGTTTAAAAAGACGGTTCCCTTATATCGCCATTTGGGAATTTACGGATATGACCGGAATTTTCTTTTAAAATATAATTCTCTTCCAAAAAGTAATTTGGAAGAATCGGAGTCTTTGGAACAACTCAGAGCGATCGAAGCAGGTTATGGAATCGGAGTTTATTTGGCTCAGGAAGCGGGTTTATCCGTGGATACTCCCGCTGATTTGGAAATTGTGATTGAAGATTTTAAGAAACGAAAATGGATTACTTAA
- a CDS encoding IS256 family transposase has protein sequence MSKPKNRAEELLDELIKDKSPEDLLGNEGLLKQLTKSLIERAMQGEMTHHLGYEKNSSLGNNTGNSRNGKSNKKLKGDFGTIDLEIPRDRNGSFEPQIIQKGQTRFTGFDDKIISMYSRGMTTREITQHLQEIYQVEVSADLISEVTDSVLETVIEWQNRPLDKVYPILIMDALVVKVRDGHHVQNKSFYLALGINLQGTKEILGIWVERTEGAKFWLQILTDLKNRGVEDILIACVDGLKGFPDTIISVFPNAQVQLCIVHMVRNSLKWVSYKQKKELMIDLKAIYKSPSAEIAKKSLDDFSTKWDSQYPMISKSWRNNWESVIPFLAYPPNIRKAIYTTNAIESMNMGLRKIIKNRGSFPTDEAAIKLLYLALNNMSKKWTMPIQDWGKAMNQFSIIFGDRLKFDSF, from the coding sequence ATGAGCAAACCCAAAAATCGAGCTGAAGAGCTACTCGATGAATTAATCAAAGATAAGAGTCCTGAAGATCTACTGGGAAATGAAGGCCTCTTAAAGCAACTAACGAAATCACTGATAGAGCGAGCGATGCAAGGTGAGATGACGCATCACCTTGGATATGAGAAGAATTCCTCGTTGGGCAATAACACAGGAAATTCTCGGAATGGAAAAAGTAACAAAAAGCTCAAAGGAGATTTTGGAACAATCGATTTGGAAATACCTCGAGACAGAAACGGCAGTTTCGAACCTCAGATCATACAAAAAGGTCAGACACGTTTTACCGGCTTCGATGACAAAATCATTTCGATGTATTCACGCGGAATGACCACACGAGAAATTACCCAACATCTCCAAGAAATCTATCAAGTGGAAGTCTCAGCGGATCTGATCTCAGAAGTCACCGATTCGGTACTGGAAACGGTGATCGAGTGGCAGAATCGCCCCTTGGATAAAGTATATCCAATTCTCATCATGGACGCGTTAGTCGTAAAGGTGAGAGACGGCCACCACGTTCAAAACAAATCCTTCTATTTGGCTTTAGGAATCAATCTACAGGGCACAAAAGAGATACTTGGGATTTGGGTGGAGCGCACCGAAGGAGCGAAGTTCTGGCTTCAGATCTTAACCGATTTAAAGAATCGCGGAGTTGAAGATATCTTAATCGCCTGCGTTGACGGGTTAAAAGGATTTCCGGATACGATCATATCAGTTTTTCCTAATGCACAAGTTCAACTTTGTATCGTTCATATGGTAAGGAATTCTTTGAAATGGGTTTCTTACAAACAGAAGAAAGAGTTGATGATTGATTTAAAGGCTATCTACAAATCTCCGTCGGCAGAGATTGCTAAGAAAAGCCTTGATGATTTTTCAACCAAATGGGACAGTCAATATCCGATGATCAGCAAGTCCTGGAGAAACAATTGGGAATCGGTGATTCCTTTTTTGGCTTATCCACCTAATATTCGTAAGGCGATTTACACCACAAACGCCATCGAATCTATGAATATGGGGCTAAGAAAAATTATCAAGAATCGGGGTTCGTTTCCTACCGATGAAGCGGCTATCAAGCTTCTTTATTTAGCTTTGAATAATATGTCTAAAAAATGGACCATGCCTATTCAAGATTGGGGAAAAGCAATGAATCAATTTTCGATTATTTTCGGCGATCGGTTGAAGTTCGATTCGTTTTAA